In the Prochlorococcus marinus str. MIT 9312 genome, TCTGGGCTTTTTTCAGGAAGCCAATAACGGTGACTAGAACTAAAGCAGGCACGCCGAGTTATGACGCATTCACGTCCTTTTCCATGTAATGGTTTGGATTGTGTAGAAGTCATACCTGTCTGCGATAATACTATCTTAAGGTTTTAAATACGCTTTTGTCTTTATGGAACAATCCATTATCGAAAAAACAGTTAAGGTTATCAAGGGTAGAAGCATATTTTTAATCGGTATGATGGGTTGTGGTAAGTCACAAACTGGTTTGAAACTGGCTGAATTATTGAAGTATAAATACATTGATTTAGATTCATTAATAGAGAAGTTGGCCAAAAAATCTATCAATCAAATTTTTAACGATGAAGGAGAAGATAATTTTCGTGAATTAGAAACAAGCTGCCTTAAAGAAACTATCAAAATTCCTTCATTAGTAATATCAACTGGTGGAGGGATAGTTACTAAATCCGAAAACTGGGGAATATTAAGACAGGGAATAATTGCTTGGATAGATCTCGACAAAGATATCGCAATTGAGAGATTGAAAAATGAAATTGAAAACAGGCCATTACTTCAGGGAAAGAATCTAAATGATTTATATATGAGTATTTTAAAATCCAGAGAAAATTTATATTCTCAAGCCGATTTAAGAATTCAAGTAAAAAATGAAAATATTGAAGAAGTTGCTATAAAAATAATCAATGCGATGCATAAAGAAATAAATAATTAATCTGGTTCAATTCTCACCGCAAACCATTTAATAACGTATCCTAACTTTATTTCTAATTCATAAGTGCTTTCCAATAATTCTTCAAAAAATTCCTGATCAGGATCTTCTATATTTTGATATATTGTTTGTGTCTCAGTCTTACTAAGCCAATTCTTTAACCATAAAATTGCTTCTTGCTTTGATACTATTTTTTCTTTTGAATCTGGCTCTAATAATACATAATGATCTGATGCTCTTATTAGTGGATTTGACATGATTAAAATTCTTCTTGGATTAATTCTGTGCTTGACTTTTCAAGGAATTTTTTTAGAAAGTTCTTTTGCTTTATATGATTCTAACGTACGAGAGTTGTTGGAAAATCGGTTAAATCAATGGCCAGAAATATATTTACCAATTTTTAAATTATCAGATACTTCTAAAGATTTAACTTATCCAAAATGGTTTGAGGGAAGTTGGCTTGTTACCTCTCAAGATATAATTAATGATTTAGAAGAGCCAGTGATTTATAAAGTGAATTTCTTTAAGAATGATTCAGATTTAATTGTTGGTAATCGTGCAAAAAATTCTGAGTCTATTGGAAAAGCAATATTTGGTGACAGCTTAATCAAGGTTGTAAATGATCCCCAATCAATTAATAATCAAATTACTTATTTAAAAGATGATTTATATATTGATTCAAGAATTACAGGGAGAAATCAGATCAAAGATGATGATATTTTTTTCGCAGATGAGCTAGTTATTCAAACAGCGCATAAACCAGGCGCTTCAAGGATAAATCAAGTCGAGACTATTAGTAAATTTCAAAAATGTTCCGAAGAAATATTGGAAGTTAATAATTCAAATAAACCAGCAATTTGCGGAGTGCAATATGTTGCTTCTTATGGTTCAAAAGTTGGTGATCCTTCAGTCCATGCTATAAAAACAAATAAATATAAATTGACTTTTGAATTTATTGAGAGTTAGCACTGAAAAGATATTCTTCTAGATTATTCCTCCATATGAAAAGATTTTCTAGATAAGGGTTATTTATGTATTCTTGACTTCCTTCTCCTGAAAGAATTGGCCCTGCTGACTTTGGGAATTTAAGAAGGGATAATTGAGCTGCAATTGAAATATCTGCAATTGATAAACTATCTCCAACTAAATATTTTTTGTTGATCAACGATTTAGATAAAGCTTCTAGTAATTTTTGGAGTTCT is a window encoding:
- a CDS encoding shikimate kinase, encoding MEQSIIEKTVKVIKGRSIFLIGMMGCGKSQTGLKLAELLKYKYIDLDSLIEKLAKKSINQIFNDEGEDNFRELETSCLKETIKIPSLVISTGGGIVTKSENWGILRQGIIAWIDLDKDIAIERLKNEIENRPLLQGKNLNDLYMSILKSRENLYSQADLRIQVKNENIEEVAIKIINAMHKEINN
- a CDS encoding chlororespiratory reduction protein 7 — protein: MSNPLIRASDHYVLLEPDSKEKIVSKQEAILWLKNWLSKTETQTIYQNIEDPDQEFFEELLESTYELEIKLGYVIKWFAVRIEPD
- a CDS encoding DUF6816 family protein — translated: MIKILLGLILCLTFQGIFLESSFALYDSNVRELLENRLNQWPEIYLPIFKLSDTSKDLTYPKWFEGSWLVTSQDIINDLEEPVIYKVNFFKNDSDLIVGNRAKNSESIGKAIFGDSLIKVVNDPQSINNQITYLKDDLYIDSRITGRNQIKDDDIFFADELVIQTAHKPGASRINQVETISKFQKCSEEILEVNNSNKPAICGVQYVASYGSKVGDPSVHAIKTNKYKLTFEFIES